One Chengkuizengella sediminis DNA segment encodes these proteins:
- a CDS encoding biotin--[acetyl-CoA-carboxylase] ligase has protein sequence MNMNEQIIQIFLDHPNQYISGEKLSKELNCSRTAIWKHIQALKKKGYVFESTPRLGYRVLKTPPEPLDLSRIISGLDTRFMGLNVKYVQEVGSTQTLAAEMVKKGANEGTVIIAEQQTEGRGRLGRKWFSPPGTGLWMSMILKPHIPLQFIHQLTLLISVAVCRVIKKLLDVEVGIKWPNDLYINGKKMCGILLESSAEDERVKHVIAGIGISVNLQQEDIPEELKDKMTSLCIETGIECNREELLISLFNEMEELYLLYLSEGFAPIRILWEALSICLHCPIQVQTHQGLVKGKAHGMDEMGALMITDDEGKEHKIYSGDVSLSLV, from the coding sequence ATGAATATGAATGAACAAATCATCCAGATCTTTTTAGATCATCCGAATCAATATATCTCAGGTGAAAAATTAAGTAAAGAATTAAATTGTAGTCGAACCGCGATTTGGAAACATATACAAGCTTTAAAGAAGAAAGGTTATGTATTTGAATCAACACCACGTTTAGGTTATCGAGTTTTAAAAACACCACCTGAACCCTTAGATCTGAGTCGGATTATTTCAGGATTAGATACTCGATTTATGGGACTGAATGTAAAATATGTACAAGAGGTTGGTTCCACACAAACGTTGGCAGCTGAAATGGTGAAAAAGGGTGCAAACGAAGGTACGGTTATAATTGCAGAACAGCAGACTGAAGGACGAGGTAGATTAGGACGGAAATGGTTTTCTCCACCTGGTACAGGCTTATGGATGAGCATGATTTTAAAACCACATATTCCACTCCAATTTATTCATCAATTAACACTCTTAATTTCAGTTGCGGTTTGCCGTGTTATTAAAAAGTTGTTAGATGTTGAAGTGGGAATCAAATGGCCAAATGATTTATATATAAATGGGAAAAAAATGTGTGGTATTTTACTTGAATCTAGTGCTGAGGATGAACGTGTAAAACATGTTATAGCTGGCATTGGAATTAGTGTGAACTTACAACAAGAAGACATTCCAGAAGAATTAAAAGATAAGATGACTTCTTTATGTATTGAGACAGGTATTGAATGTAATAGAGAAGAGTTGCTTATATCTTTATTTAATGAAATGGAAGAACTTTATTTGTTATATTTGAGTGAAGGTTTTGCCCCGATTCGTATTTTATGGGAGGCTTTATCGATTTGTTTGCATTGTCCGATTCAAGTACAAACACATCAAGGTCTTGTAAAAGGGAAAGCACATGGAATGGACGAAATGGGCGCGTTAATGATTACAGACGATGAAGGAAAAGAACATAAAATATACTCTGGTGATGTCAGTTTAAGTTTGGTATAA
- the panB gene encoding 3-methyl-2-oxobutanoate hydroxymethyltransferase, which produces MEYRKILSTTAMKKMKNEKEPIAMVTAYDYPSAKLAEEAEADIIFVGDSLGMVVLGYDSTIPVTMDDMIHHTKAVARAAKNSFVLTDMPFLSYHGSIDYTLRNAARIMQEGSAKAVKMEGGIEISESMSSCVKAGIPVMGHIGLTPQAVNQLGGYKVQGRQPEQAKKLIEDAKALEQAGAFAVVLEMVPEELASYITEAISIPTIGIGAGRGCDGQVLVFHDLLQYASPMQPKFVKAYANVGAEIKNGIGQFVQETKNHTFPSENHVFHMDSDVLKDILNI; this is translated from the coding sequence ATGGAATATCGAAAAATATTAAGCACAACGGCAATGAAAAAAATGAAAAATGAAAAAGAACCCATCGCTATGGTAACGGCTTATGACTATCCTTCTGCGAAACTTGCTGAAGAAGCAGAAGCGGATATTATTTTTGTAGGGGATTCTTTAGGTATGGTCGTTTTAGGATATGACTCAACAATCCCAGTTACTATGGATGATATGATTCATCATACGAAAGCGGTTGCACGTGCTGCGAAAAACAGCTTTGTTTTAACGGATATGCCTTTTTTAAGCTATCATGGAAGTATTGATTATACATTAAGAAATGCTGCAAGAATTATGCAAGAGGGGTCTGCAAAAGCTGTAAAAATGGAAGGTGGAATTGAAATAAGTGAATCCATGTCTTCCTGTGTGAAAGCAGGCATTCCAGTGATGGGACACATTGGTTTAACACCACAAGCTGTAAATCAATTAGGTGGTTACAAGGTTCAAGGTAGACAACCTGAGCAAGCAAAAAAATTAATCGAAGATGCAAAGGCTTTAGAACAAGCGGGTGCTTTTGCGGTTGTATTAGAAATGGTTCCAGAAGAATTAGCTTCATATATTACAGAAGCGATTTCCATCCCAACGATTGGCATTGGAGCTGGACGAGGTTGTGACGGTCAAGTATTAGTATTCCATGATTTATTACAATATGCATCACCTATGCAACCTAAATTTGTAAAAGCATATGCAAATGTTGGTGCGGAAATAAAGAATGGAATTGGGCAATTTGTTCAAGAAACGAAAAACCATACATTCCCAAGTGAAAATCATGTTTTTCATATGGATTCTGATGTATTAAAGGATATCCTAAATATATAA
- the panC gene encoding pantoate--beta-alanine ligase, with translation MEVMSTILQLKQFIYHKKEQKQTIGFVPTMGYLHEGHKSLMQKAKSECDIVILSIFVNPLQFGPNEDFEVYPRDINRDLQIAKDVNVDVVFSPSVEEMYPSEVYTKVSVSNLTSRLCGASRPGHFDGVSTVVMKLLNIVEPDKAYFGQKDAQQVAVIEQMVFDLNMNVEIVPCPIVREKDGLALSSRNVYLNDDERVQAIKLFEALDQSELWIDEKNVTIEELERHLYDHITSAPLAMIDYIEILSYPDLQPIEGNDSVSQLLAEKEIIIALAVKFGKTRLIDNRIYSNNTMNVKRQPDLGGIVYV, from the coding sequence ATGGAAGTGATGAGTACAATTTTGCAATTAAAACAATTTATATATCATAAAAAAGAACAAAAACAAACCATTGGTTTTGTTCCAACAATGGGATATTTACATGAGGGTCACAAGAGTTTAATGCAAAAGGCAAAATCAGAATGTGACATTGTTATTTTAAGTATTTTTGTAAATCCTTTGCAATTTGGACCAAATGAGGATTTTGAAGTCTACCCAAGAGACATTAATCGTGACTTACAAATTGCAAAAGATGTGAATGTTGATGTTGTTTTTTCACCATCAGTTGAAGAAATGTATCCATCTGAAGTGTATACAAAAGTTTCAGTTTCAAATCTCACTTCACGTTTGTGTGGTGCTTCAAGACCTGGGCATTTTGATGGGGTATCTACTGTTGTTATGAAATTATTAAATATTGTGGAACCTGATAAAGCATATTTTGGACAAAAAGATGCTCAACAGGTCGCGGTAATTGAACAGATGGTATTTGACTTAAATATGAATGTTGAAATCGTACCATGTCCAATCGTACGTGAAAAAGATGGGTTAGCTCTTAGTTCAAGAAACGTTTATTTAAATGACGACGAAAGAGTACAAGCCATTAAACTATTTGAAGCATTAGATCAGTCTGAACTTTGGATTGATGAGAAGAACGTAACCATTGAAGAGCTGGAAAGACACTTGTATGATCATATTACTTCTGCTCCCTTGGCTATGATTGATTATATAGAGATTTTGTCTTATCCTGATTTGCAACCTATAGAAGGAAATGATTCTGTTTCTCAACTTTTAGCAGAGAAAGAAATTATTATTGCTTTAGCAGTAAAGTTTGGAAAAACAAGACTTATAGATAATCGAATTTATTCGAATAATACAATGAATGTTAAAAGACAACCTGATTTAGGAGGAATTGTATATGTTTAG
- the panD gene encoding aspartate 1-decarboxylase has protein sequence MFRTMMKSKLHRATVTEANLNYVGSITIAEDLMEAVDLLPNEKVQVVNNNNGARLETYVIKGERGSGVICLNGAAARLVQPRDTVIVIAYAMMSEEEARTFQPKVAIMGQDNKIEDLMAEEIHATIV, from the coding sequence ATGTTTAGAACAATGATGAAATCTAAATTGCATAGAGCAACGGTTACCGAAGCAAATTTAAATTATGTCGGTAGTATAACGATTGCTGAAGATTTAATGGAGGCAGTGGATTTGTTGCCAAATGAAAAGGTACAAGTTGTGAATAACAATAACGGTGCCCGATTAGAAACGTATGTGATAAAAGGGGAGCGTGGATCAGGGGTCATTTGTTTAAATGGAGCCGCAGCAAGGTTAGTTCAACCTAGAGATACCGTCATTGTGATTGCTTATGCCATGATGTCTGAAGAAGAGGCTAGAACTTTCCAACCTAAAGTTGCAATAATGGGGCAGGATAATAAAATCGAGGATCTCATGGCTGAAGAAATTCATGCTACTATCGTGTAG
- a CDS encoding tetratricopeptide repeat protein, whose product MFRELFDSMNQVMDEIMIEYSAATDDKKGELHEQIKALKEMSNTFIEEWLLFEEKMDKFNEVHLDLPKPSLSITSKKESSFIQEINSDYFQKGLGYFKLLMYNQAVEQFNKTVSEHPEFLLTRVFLALSYLELGEKNEAYNHFQFVTSVSEDDKINAISYNAMGCIQMFRKNVEKAEEYFNMAKKIDPALSFYSLS is encoded by the coding sequence ATGTTCAGGGAATTGTTTGATTCAATGAATCAAGTTATGGACGAAATCATGATTGAATACTCAGCAGCTACAGATGATAAAAAAGGGGAATTACATGAACAGATTAAAGCTTTAAAAGAAATGAGTAATACATTCATTGAAGAATGGTTACTGTTTGAAGAAAAAATGGATAAGTTTAATGAGGTACATTTAGATCTTCCAAAGCCTTCCTTATCCATCACGTCAAAAAAGGAAAGCTCGTTTATACAAGAAATTAATAGCGATTATTTTCAAAAAGGACTCGGTTATTTTAAACTTTTGATGTATAATCAGGCCGTTGAACAATTTAATAAAACAGTTAGTGAACATCCAGAATTTTTATTAACTAGAGTTTTTTTAGCATTGTCTTATTTAGAACTTGGAGAAAAAAATGAAGCATACAATCATTTTCAGTTTGTGACTTCTGTTTCTGAGGATGATAAAATCAATGCCATTTCATACAACGCAATGGGATGTATTCAAATGTTTCGTAAAAATGTGGAAAAAGCAGAGGAATATTTTAATATGGCTAAAAAAATTGACCCTGCATTAAGTTTTTATTCCCTTTCTTAG
- the dinG gene encoding ATP-dependent DNA helicase DinG: MKFAVLDFETTGNQSEDRIIQVGLVIIENKTITDTYTSFVNPEREIPTFITELTGISDEMVGDAPLINEVIDQFQPMLSDSILVAHHAAFDYNLLQKALEEAGYSTFNGKVLDTIDLLRLMYPDMTSLQLSMVSDSLGINHERPHQADSDALATANILLQSLDRFFNLPLLTVQRIAQIFEPITDDLAWFIHELKAEVELETSLDTNTNKYYRQFALNVNDWADDSSDSNLNQSEPSNLNPSFEHFIDEIKDSLNEQFESYKERPAQEQMIHEIYESFENEQHLMIEASTGTGKSLGYLIPSIYYGLMNHETILVSTNTINLQAQLMERDIPLLHKIFPAHFRAAVLKGRNHYLCLRKFESKINLKDIADTREDRITAGQMIVWLSETNHGDDEEVSFGNKGKEFWMDVASDADSCLNRSCPWFKKCFYHRAKYQANQADVIITNHSMIMTDVIAENRLLPSYGHLVIDEAHHFEQVASHHLGSNLTYFSLIRIFTWLFKDSKNGLLPQLRFQLEHMEEIDGHIFTGKIDKTYEKLIQIKEEWDILSGLFYDVIINKRNTSSIEAGQVVLRLKVDQLPESWSSIKTTEQNIYLELNEVLKTCNELLTILKEYQDEYDFQSLSTDLSGAMKDLFQFRDDLRLFVQMNDYNEVYWIEANAHFKQKSIQLKRVPIDVSEILKQNFFEVKNSIIMTSATMSVNESFQYSLEQIGLEEDLKNEKLRAVQLPTAFNYRDQSLVCIPRDFPAIRGADGDEHFIQSLTNSLVEVAIETQGRMLVLFTSYRMLKQVYEKLKEVLKPQGFQILGQGVDSGNRSKLTRMFQKSDKSILLGASSFWEGVDIPGEALSCLVIVRLPFQPPNDPVVEAKCDYLKEKKQNPFMKYSVPQAVIRFKQGFGRLIRTEKDKGVVIIYDTRVIHTQYGKHFLYSLPKPKIEHMKSEQMVPRIQEWFLD; encoded by the coding sequence ATGAAATTTGCAGTTTTAGATTTTGAAACAACCGGAAATCAATCTGAAGATCGTATTATACAAGTTGGACTTGTTATTATAGAAAATAAAACAATTACTGATACTTATACATCGTTCGTGAATCCTGAAAGAGAAATACCTACATTTATCACTGAATTAACAGGAATTTCTGATGAGATGGTGGGGGATGCTCCTTTAATTAACGAAGTAATCGATCAATTTCAACCCATGTTGAGCGACAGCATATTGGTTGCTCATCATGCCGCATTTGATTATAATTTATTACAAAAAGCTTTGGAAGAAGCAGGATATTCAACCTTTAATGGGAAAGTATTAGATACCATAGATTTACTGCGCTTAATGTATCCTGATATGACAAGTTTGCAGTTGTCTATGGTTTCTGATTCATTGGGAATTAACCATGAAAGGCCTCATCAAGCAGATAGTGATGCACTTGCTACAGCAAATATTTTATTACAAAGCCTTGATCGTTTTTTTAACTTACCTTTGTTAACTGTACAAAGGATCGCTCAAATTTTTGAACCAATTACTGATGATTTGGCTTGGTTTATTCACGAATTGAAAGCAGAAGTGGAACTTGAAACAAGCTTAGATACAAACACAAATAAATACTATAGACAATTTGCTTTAAACGTGAATGACTGGGCTGATGATTCTTCTGATTCAAATTTGAACCAGTCTGAACCCTCTAACTTAAACCCATCCTTTGAACATTTCATAGATGAAATAAAGGATTCATTAAATGAACAGTTTGAATCCTATAAAGAACGACCTGCTCAGGAACAAATGATTCATGAGATATATGAATCATTTGAAAATGAACAACATTTAATGATTGAAGCAAGTACAGGAACAGGAAAATCTCTAGGGTATTTAATTCCTTCAATTTATTATGGTTTGATGAATCATGAAACCATTTTAGTAAGTACAAATACCATCAATTTACAAGCACAGCTCATGGAACGTGATATTCCATTACTTCATAAGATTTTTCCTGCTCATTTTCGAGCAGCTGTATTAAAAGGTAGGAATCATTATCTTTGTCTAAGGAAATTTGAAAGTAAAATTAATTTAAAGGATATTGCAGATACACGTGAAGATCGTATTACAGCGGGGCAAATGATAGTATGGTTAAGTGAAACGAATCACGGAGATGATGAGGAAGTTTCATTTGGAAATAAGGGGAAGGAATTTTGGATGGATGTAGCAAGTGATGCTGATTCTTGCTTGAATCGATCATGTCCATGGTTTAAAAAATGCTTTTATCATCGCGCTAAATATCAGGCAAATCAAGCGGATGTAATCATTACAAATCATTCTATGATCATGACAGATGTTATTGCAGAAAATCGCTTGTTGCCTTCTTATGGTCATCTTGTCATTGATGAGGCCCATCACTTTGAACAAGTAGCCAGTCATCATTTGGGAAGTAATCTTACTTATTTTTCATTGATTCGAATATTCACTTGGCTTTTTAAAGATAGCAAAAATGGTTTATTGCCTCAGCTTCGTTTTCAACTGGAGCATATGGAGGAAATAGATGGTCATATATTTACAGGGAAAATAGATAAAACCTATGAAAAACTAATACAAATTAAAGAAGAATGGGACATTTTATCTGGCTTGTTTTATGATGTTATCATAAATAAACGAAATACCTCTTCTATTGAAGCTGGACAAGTCGTACTTCGTTTAAAAGTTGATCAACTGCCTGAATCTTGGAGTTCGATTAAAACTACTGAACAAAACATATACCTAGAATTAAACGAAGTTTTGAAAACATGTAATGAATTGTTAACTATATTAAAAGAATATCAAGATGAATATGATTTTCAAAGTTTATCAACGGATCTATCCGGTGCAATGAAAGATTTGTTTCAATTTAGGGACGATCTTAGATTGTTTGTGCAAATGAATGACTACAATGAAGTTTATTGGATAGAAGCAAATGCTCATTTTAAACAAAAATCAATCCAATTAAAACGAGTACCTATTGATGTAAGTGAAATATTGAAACAAAACTTTTTTGAAGTGAAAAATAGTATAATAATGACATCAGCGACAATGTCTGTTAATGAATCTTTTCAATATTCATTGGAACAGATTGGTTTAGAAGAAGATTTGAAAAATGAAAAACTTCGTGCTGTTCAGCTTCCTACAGCTTTTAATTATCGAGATCAGTCCTTAGTTTGTATACCAAGAGACTTTCCAGCTATTCGAGGTGCTGATGGAGATGAACATTTTATACAAAGCTTAACAAATTCTTTAGTTGAAGTAGCTATAGAAACACAAGGTAGAATGCTTGTATTATTCACATCCTACCGAATGCTTAAGCAGGTATATGAGAAACTAAAGGAGGTTTTAAAACCGCAAGGTTTTCAAATATTAGGTCAAGGTGTAGATTCAGGAAACAGAAGTAAATTAACACGTATGTTCCAAAAAAGTGATAAAAGTATATTACTAGGTGCAAGCAGTTTCTGGGAAGGTGTAGATATTCCAGGTGAAGCACTTAGCTGTTTGGTCATTGTTAGATTACCATTCCAGCCTCCGAATGATCCTGTTGTTGAGGCAAAATGTGATTATTTAAAGGAAAAAAAGCAAAATCCGTTTATGAAGTATTCTGTTCCTCAAGCAGTCATAAGGTTTAAACAGGGGTTTGGAAGACTCATTCGCACTGAAAAAGATAAAGGTGTCGTCATTATATATGATACCCGAGTTATTCATACACAATATGGTAAACATTTTCTGTATTCACTTCCAAAACCTAAAATCGAACATATGAAGTCAGAGCAAATGGTGCCACGAATCCAAGAATGGTTCTTGGATTGA
- a CDS encoding redox-sensing transcriptional repressor Rex produces MKKISEAVVRRLPIYLRFLNELHVRNIQTVSSRDFGEKLGMNPAQIRKDLNYFGEFGKKGIGYDVPYLIEKIQQILKLDQTNHVALVGAGNLGHALCNYNIYLKSNMKITAVFDDFPEKVGGKINNLIVQPMNELTETVQSQKIRIGIITVPASEAQNVADAFVKAGVEAILNFAPKIIKVPPEIKVHHADFTTELHSLAYYLD; encoded by the coding sequence ATGAAAAAAATTTCTGAAGCAGTTGTGAGAAGACTCCCGATATATTTAAGGTTTTTAAATGAATTACATGTTAGAAATATTCAAACTGTATCATCTAGAGATTTTGGAGAGAAATTAGGTATGAACCCTGCCCAGATACGTAAGGATCTTAATTACTTTGGAGAGTTTGGGAAAAAAGGAATCGGTTATGATGTACCTTATCTTATTGAAAAAATTCAACAGATATTGAAGTTAGATCAGACAAATCATGTTGCACTAGTTGGTGCAGGTAATTTAGGTCATGCACTGTGTAATTATAATATTTATTTAAAGAGCAATATGAAAATCACGGCTGTATTTGACGATTTCCCTGAAAAAGTAGGGGGCAAAATTAACAATTTAATCGTTCAGCCAATGAACGAGCTTACAGAAACCGTTCAATCACAAAAGATCAGAATAGGCATTATCACTGTTCCAGCCAGTGAAGCACAAAATGTAGCGGATGCTTTTGTGAAAGCTGGTGTTGAAGCCATTTTAAACTTTGCACCAAAAATTATAAAGGTTCCTCCAGAAATTAAAGTGCATCATGCAGATTTTACAACTGAGCTTCATAGCTTAGCATATTATTTAGACTAG
- a CDS encoding CPBP family intramembrane glutamic endopeptidase: MSETNNTLLKVIGKVLLSLLLALFITFIYTIISTSLYVLISNDPVALETIAGSVNLKEPMIVLVLYIPQALGFISAAILMYIIFEKKQKWFMGWKQSDWGKQFFFGSLIGILLMSISFLMIWILGGITIESVRSDSQLWFQLALALVIFILTAVNEELFCRGYLQGLFKYHYGAWPAILSSSFIFAGLHMLNLSVFDSPIPLINIFLAGVLLAVSREVSGGLWMPIGIHLTWNYFQGNIFGFEVSGNEVNSLIKNHTQGLEFINGGLFGAEGSVVATFVLLVAIFSFIKMNHKQHSYLTLSLRKRL; the protein is encoded by the coding sequence ATGTCAGAAACGAATAATACATTATTAAAAGTAATTGGTAAGGTTTTATTAAGCTTATTATTGGCATTATTCATAACATTTATATATACAATAATCTCCACAAGTCTTTATGTTTTAATATCCAATGATCCCGTAGCCCTTGAAACTATCGCGGGTTCTGTTAACTTAAAAGAGCCGATGATTGTTTTAGTCTTGTATATACCTCAAGCTCTTGGTTTTATATCCGCAGCTATTTTGATGTATATAATATTTGAAAAAAAACAGAAGTGGTTTATGGGATGGAAGCAGAGTGATTGGGGAAAGCAGTTTTTTTTTGGTTCACTAATAGGGATATTATTAATGTCTATCTCATTTTTAATGATTTGGATATTGGGTGGGATTACGATTGAATCAGTACGTTCTGATTCTCAATTGTGGTTTCAGTTAGCTTTAGCATTAGTGATTTTTATCTTAACTGCTGTAAATGAAGAGCTGTTTTGTAGAGGTTATTTGCAAGGGTTGTTTAAATATCATTATGGTGCATGGCCTGCTATACTAAGTTCAAGTTTCATTTTTGCAGGATTACATATGTTAAATTTATCTGTATTTGACTCCCCAATTCCGCTGATCAATATATTTTTAGCTGGTGTATTACTTGCGGTTAGCAGGGAAGTTAGCGGTGGGCTTTGGATGCCAATTGGGATACATTTGACTTGGAATTATTTTCAGGGAAATATTTTTGGATTTGAAGTTTCAGGAAATGAAGTGAATTCATTGATTAAAAACCATACTCAAGGTCTAGAATTTATAAATGGTGGATTATTCGGTGCTGAAGGCAGTGTAGTGGCTACCTTCGTTCTTCTTGTTGCCATTTTTTCTTTTATTAAAATGAATCATAAGCAACATTCATATTTGACTTTATCGTTACGTAAACGTTTATAA
- a CDS encoding amidohydrolase — protein MKLLIKNGTFITMNGHETIKDGYMVVENELIQYIGKEKPEGKNDYDQIIDGSNRIYMPGLVNTHNHAAMSLLRGYADDMALQVWLEDNMWPMEAKFTNEEVRWGTQLSILEMIKGGTTCFVDMYDHMDEVAQAVEVSGMRASLTRGMIGFGGKEVQDAKLNEAKTFAKNWHGKADGRITTMMSPHAPYTCTPEFIEKIVQAASELQLPIHTHMSETQHEVLENEKQYGLRPVAHLQKLGVLDQPCLVAHAVHLTDEEIGILKEHSVHISHNPGSNLKLASGIARLPELMKEGVLVSLGTDSAASNNNLDMFEEIRLAALIHKGNTYDPTAIPAVDALRLGTINGARSIWLNDVGMLKVGMKADFIALNSNQAHLLPKSDVISHVVYSAAAGDVEDVWVNGNQLVKNKELLTLDEEKIKYEFNACFERLTK, from the coding sequence ATGAAATTACTCATTAAAAATGGAACATTTATTACAATGAATGGACATGAAACGATAAAAGATGGTTATATGGTAGTTGAAAATGAACTTATTCAGTATATTGGAAAAGAAAAACCAGAAGGTAAAAATGACTATGATCAGATAATTGATGGTTCTAATCGCATCTATATGCCTGGATTAGTAAATACACATAACCATGCGGCAATGTCATTATTACGTGGTTATGCGGATGACATGGCGCTTCAGGTATGGTTAGAGGATAATATGTGGCCTATGGAAGCGAAGTTTACAAACGAAGAAGTGAGATGGGGCACTCAATTATCCATCTTGGAAATGATTAAAGGTGGAACAACTTGTTTTGTAGATATGTATGATCACATGGATGAAGTAGCACAAGCAGTAGAAGTTTCAGGTATGAGGGCTTCTTTAACCAGAGGGATGATCGGTTTTGGTGGGAAGGAAGTGCAAGATGCTAAGTTAAACGAAGCAAAAACATTTGCAAAAAATTGGCATGGAAAAGCGGACGGAAGAATTACAACGATGATGAGTCCTCATGCTCCTTATACTTGCACTCCAGAGTTTATAGAGAAAATTGTACAGGCTGCGTCAGAACTTCAACTGCCCATTCATACACATATGTCAGAAACACAACATGAAGTTTTGGAAAATGAGAAGCAGTACGGTTTAAGACCTGTAGCACACTTGCAAAAGTTAGGCGTGTTAGATCAACCATGTCTTGTAGCTCATGCAGTTCATCTAACGGATGAAGAAATTGGAATATTAAAGGAACATTCCGTTCATATTTCTCATAATCCAGGGAGTAATTTGAAATTAGCAAGTGGAATTGCCAGATTACCTGAACTAATGAAAGAAGGGGTTCTTGTTTCTTTAGGTACAGATAGTGCGGCAAGTAATAATAATTTAGATATGTTTGAGGAAATAAGGTTAGCTGCATTAATCCATAAAGGAAACACATATGATCCAACAGCAATTCCTGCAGTAGATGCGTTGCGTTTAGGAACAATTAATGGTGCAAGATCAATATGGTTAAATGATGTTGGGATGTTAAAAGTAGGTATGAAAGCAGATTTTATCGCTCTAAATAGCAATCAAGCTCATTTATTACCTAAATCAGATGTTATATCACATGTCGTATATTCAGCAGCTGCAGGTGATGTTGAAGACGTTTGGGTGAATGGAAATCAGCTTGTTAAAAACAAAGAACTTCTGACTTTAGATGAGGAAAAAATTAAATACGAATTTAATGCCTGTTTTGAAAGGTTGACCAAATAA
- a CDS encoding DUF5590 domain-containing protein, with translation MAREYERSLKKQKLIRYSVLIFLFLIIVFLVLRWYYLTIQSPHRAEVNEAVTKAYAETNLIEVMDTDTFIGDDVYTIIYGKNKEEQDIIVWLSENDVHTELVSDGISKEEIKERILNNEPDIELLRVTPAKWTDEWAWEVFYKRDDEKGTRHYYDFYQFEDGEWLETYTMSVMR, from the coding sequence ATGGCTCGCGAATATGAACGATCTTTAAAAAAACAAAAATTAATTAGATATAGTGTTCTCATTTTTTTATTTCTAATTATCGTATTTTTAGTGTTGCGATGGTATTATTTAACGATTCAAAGTCCACACCGAGCGGAAGTAAATGAAGCCGTAACGAAAGCATATGCAGAGACAAATCTTATTGAAGTGATGGATACCGATACTTTTATTGGAGACGACGTTTATACGATTATTTATGGTAAAAATAAAGAAGAGCAGGATATTATCGTTTGGCTAAGTGAAAATGATGTCCATACCGAGCTGGTTTCTGATGGCATCTCTAAGGAAGAAATAAAAGAACGTATATTAAACAATGAACCAGATATTGAACTTTTACGTGTCACTCCAGCAAAATGGACAGATGAATGGGCTTGGGAAGTATTTTATAAACGTGACGATGAAAAAGGAACGAGACATTATTATGATTTTTATCAATTTGAAGATGGTGAATGGTTAGAAACATATACAATGAGTGTAATGAGATAA
- a CDS encoding cation transporter: MKFRPIPILVSLVISFSVLFGGWSLYNSYALTNPMTDIVSNIDGVNDVNTTFDTEQVTIELSIDPNISLREVIQQIELEGESVINNREVTYHIIDNSNDKIDQWWSSSLFDVAQAMDNQQYGDIPLKLEQQKQKVEGLEVKTEMDDQNVYVQLKLNEHYKVIILPRTSAELEVW, encoded by the coding sequence ATGAAGTTTCGTCCTATACCCATTTTAGTTAGTTTAGTGATCTCTTTTTCTGTTTTATTTGGCGGATGGTCTCTATACAATAGTTACGCCTTAACAAATCCAATGACAGATATTGTTTCAAATATAGATGGTGTGAACGATGTAAATACAACTTTTGACACGGAACAGGTAACCATTGAATTATCAATAGATCCAAACATTAGTTTGAGAGAAGTCATTCAACAGATTGAATTAGAAGGTGAGTCTGTTATTAATAACCGTGAAGTAACATATCACATAATAGATAATTCTAATGACAAGATCGATCAATGGTGGTCATCTTCTTTATTTGATGTTGCTCAAGCAATGGATAATCAACAGTATGGAGATATTCCTTTAAAACTTGAACAGCAAAAACAAAAAGTAGAAGGTCTAGAAGTGAAAACTGAAATGGATGATCAGAATGTTTATGTACAATTAAAGCTTAATGAACATTATAAAGTCATCATTTTACCACGAACATCTGCGGAACTGGAGGTCTGGTAA